A single Cnuibacter physcomitrellae DNA region contains:
- a CDS encoding MGH1-like glycoside hydrolase domain-containing protein, translated as MSEGGGAGAGEGAEARRMAEVEVAGWRDWGPYLAERAWGTVREDYSADGDAWRSFPHDHARSRTYRWNEDGMAGFCDLDQRWCLGLALWNGVDPILKERMFGLSGPEGNHGEDVKEYWWYLDATPSHSWNTWRYHYPQAAFPYERLVEENAARSKLEDEFELVDTGVFDDGRYWIVTVDYAKASAHDLVMRVGVENAGPEAATIDVLPSLWLRNTWSWDVDPGVVPSLRAEDGDVVVTLPDEERLRLRVDPASDVRPDELLFCDNVSDSARLWGEAPLSPYPKDGIGDHVVSGLDTVNPEQVGTRSAVRFRLDVPAGETRTVVLRLSRSEEEDTGADSLSVLAERRREADEFYAGVIGRDVPADEAVVARQAFAGLLWSKQFFHFDVRRWLEGDPTAPPPPPGRGAIRNGDWPHLVSHDVILMPDPWEYPWFAAWDLAFHCVTMAHIDPGFAKQQLVLLLREWYMHPNGQLPAYEWDFSDVNPPIEAWAALRVYEIDGSRDQAFLGRVFHKLLMNFTWWTNNKDHGDNNLFEGGFMGLDNIAPVDRSTLPPAVGVLEQADATAWMATYALHLLEMALVLTDRDPVYEDVATKFFEHFLSIAASANDAGLWDDADAFYYDVLHLADGRDVPMRVRSLVGLVPVTASLVLEGTRAPALTEFMQRARVFLERNPQTRQAIHAGDGVARDETLLALVPPERLRRVLGGVFDESRMLSPHGIRSISAWHRENPFTVEVAGTTATVDYEPGESTSGLFGGNSNWRGPVWFPLNALIIESLRRYDVSLDRSHTIEYPAGSGEQHTLGEIADDLSARLTSLFLSVDGAPRPSDARYPLLSEDQHWRDNIAFYEYYHGDSGQGLGAAHQTGWTAIVAHLILTRSR; from the coding sequence ATGTCGGAGGGCGGCGGGGCGGGCGCAGGCGAGGGCGCCGAAGCCCGACGGATGGCGGAGGTCGAGGTCGCGGGCTGGCGCGACTGGGGCCCGTACCTCGCGGAGCGCGCCTGGGGCACGGTGCGGGAGGACTACAGCGCCGACGGCGACGCCTGGCGATCCTTCCCTCACGACCACGCTCGCAGCCGCACCTACCGGTGGAACGAGGACGGCATGGCCGGCTTCTGCGACCTCGACCAGCGCTGGTGTCTCGGGCTCGCGCTCTGGAATGGCGTCGACCCCATCCTCAAGGAGAGGATGTTCGGCCTGTCGGGCCCCGAGGGCAACCACGGCGAGGACGTCAAGGAGTACTGGTGGTACCTCGACGCGACTCCGTCCCACTCGTGGAACACCTGGCGGTACCACTATCCGCAGGCGGCCTTCCCGTACGAGCGCCTGGTCGAGGAGAACGCGGCCCGGTCCAAGCTCGAGGACGAGTTCGAGCTGGTCGACACCGGCGTCTTCGACGACGGCCGGTACTGGATCGTGACGGTCGACTACGCCAAGGCCTCGGCGCACGACCTGGTGATGCGCGTCGGCGTCGAGAACGCCGGACCGGAGGCGGCCACGATCGACGTCCTGCCCTCGCTGTGGCTGCGCAACACCTGGAGCTGGGACGTCGACCCCGGTGTCGTGCCGTCGTTGCGCGCCGAGGACGGCGACGTCGTCGTGACGCTCCCCGACGAGGAGCGGCTCCGCCTCCGCGTCGACCCCGCCAGCGACGTGCGTCCCGACGAGCTGCTGTTCTGCGACAACGTGTCCGACTCCGCGCGGCTGTGGGGTGAGGCGCCGCTCTCGCCGTACCCGAAGGACGGGATCGGCGACCACGTGGTCTCCGGGCTCGACACGGTGAACCCCGAGCAGGTCGGGACGAGGTCGGCCGTCCGATTCCGGCTCGACGTGCCGGCGGGCGAGACCAGGACGGTCGTGCTGCGGCTCAGCCGATCCGAGGAGGAGGACACCGGGGCCGACTCGCTCTCGGTCCTCGCCGAGCGCCGCCGCGAGGCCGACGAGTTCTACGCGGGCGTCATCGGACGGGACGTCCCCGCCGACGAGGCCGTCGTCGCGCGCCAGGCGTTCGCCGGGCTGCTCTGGTCGAAGCAGTTCTTCCACTTCGACGTGCGCCGGTGGCTGGAGGGCGACCCGACCGCACCGCCGCCTCCGCCGGGGCGCGGTGCGATCCGCAACGGGGACTGGCCCCACCTCGTGAGCCACGACGTCATCCTCATGCCCGACCCGTGGGAGTACCCGTGGTTCGCCGCCTGGGATCTCGCCTTCCACTGCGTGACGATGGCGCACATCGACCCCGGCTTCGCCAAGCAGCAGCTCGTGCTCCTGCTGCGCGAGTGGTACATGCACCCGAACGGGCAGCTGCCCGCCTACGAATGGGACTTCTCGGATGTCAACCCGCCGATCGAGGCGTGGGCCGCCCTGCGTGTGTACGAGATCGACGGATCCCGGGACCAGGCGTTCCTCGGACGCGTCTTCCACAAGCTGCTGATGAACTTCACCTGGTGGACGAACAACAAGGACCACGGCGACAACAACCTCTTCGAGGGCGGGTTCATGGGGCTCGACAACATCGCGCCCGTGGACCGGTCGACACTGCCGCCCGCCGTGGGCGTCCTGGAGCAGGCCGATGCGACCGCGTGGATGGCGACCTACGCCCTGCACCTGCTCGAGATGGCGCTCGTCCTCACCGATCGCGACCCCGTCTACGAGGACGTCGCGACGAAGTTCTTCGAGCACTTCCTCTCGATCGCGGCGTCGGCGAACGACGCGGGCCTCTGGGACGACGCCGACGCGTTCTACTACGACGTGCTCCACCTCGCCGACGGACGCGACGTCCCGATGCGGGTGCGGTCGCTCGTGGGGCTGGTGCCGGTGACCGCCTCGCTCGTGCTGGAGGGGACGCGGGCGCCCGCGCTGACCGAGTTCATGCAGCGTGCCCGCGTCTTCCTGGAGCGCAACCCGCAGACGCGCCAGGCGATCCACGCCGGTGACGGCGTGGCCCGCGACGAGACGCTGCTGGCCCTCGTGCCGCCCGAACGACTCCGACGCGTGCTCGGCGGCGTCTTCGACGAGTCGCGGATGCTGTCCCCGCACGGCATCCGCAGCATCTCCGCCTGGCACAGGGAGAACCCCTTCACCGTCGAGGTGGCGGGCACGACCGCCACCGTCGACTACGAGCCCGGCGAGTCGACGAGCGGGCTGTTCGGCGGCAACTCGAACTGGCGAGGGCCCGTCTGGTTCCCGCTCAACGCGCTCATCATCGAGTCGCTCCGCCGCTACGACGTCAGCCTCGATCGGAGCCACACGATCGAGTACCCCGCCGGGTCCGGCGAGCAGCACACCCTGGGCGAGATCGCCGACGACCTGAGCGCTCGGCTCACGTCGCTCTTCCTGTCGGTGGACGGCGCTCCACGTCCCTCCGACGCGCGCTATCCGCTGCTCTCCGAGGACCAGCACTGGCGCGACAACATCGCGTTCTACGAGTACTACCACGGCGACTCCGGGCAGGGCCTCGGGGCGGCGCATCAGACGGGGTGGACCGCGATCGTCGCCCACCTCATCCTCACGCGGTCGCGCTGA
- a CDS encoding cysteine desulfurase, translated as MTDLLLDPVALRADFPILRREVNGNPLVYLDSGATSQKPRTVIEAESRYYLEANAAVHRGAHTLAGEATELFEDARSTVAGFVGADAEEIVWTSNATEAINLVAYGISNATLGRGGAAAARFRLAPGDEIVVTEAEHHANLIPWQELAFRTGATLRVIGVGDDGVLLLDEARAVIGDRTRIVAFGHVSNVLGGIAPVEELTALAHDVGALVVLDACQSVPHLPVDLHALGVDFAAFSGHKMLGPTGVGVLYGRRELLDALPPFLTGGSMITRVDLHEAEYLPAPQRFEAGTQRVAQAVALAEAVRYLDGVGMAAVAAHEEALGARMVDGLSALDGVRVLGPSAGRPRVGLASFVVDGIHSHDVGQFLDDRGIAVRVGHHCAQPLHRRFGVTATTRASAYLYNDAAEVDAMVEAVADARRFFGVV; from the coding sequence ATGACTGATCTGCTCCTCGATCCCGTGGCGCTGCGCGCCGACTTCCCGATCCTCCGCCGAGAGGTGAACGGGAACCCGCTGGTGTACCTCGACTCGGGCGCCACGTCGCAGAAGCCGCGGACGGTGATCGAGGCGGAGAGCCGGTACTACCTCGAGGCCAACGCCGCGGTGCACCGGGGCGCGCACACGCTCGCGGGGGAGGCGACCGAGCTGTTCGAGGACGCCCGGTCGACGGTCGCCGGCTTCGTGGGGGCCGACGCGGAGGAGATCGTCTGGACCTCCAACGCCACGGAGGCGATCAACCTCGTCGCCTACGGGATCTCGAACGCCACCCTCGGTCGGGGCGGTGCGGCGGCCGCGCGCTTCCGGTTGGCACCCGGTGACGAGATCGTCGTGACCGAGGCCGAGCACCACGCCAACCTCATCCCGTGGCAGGAGCTGGCCTTCCGCACCGGAGCAACCCTCCGAGTGATCGGGGTGGGCGACGACGGCGTGCTGCTCCTCGACGAGGCTCGAGCGGTCATCGGCGACCGCACGAGGATCGTGGCCTTCGGGCACGTGTCGAACGTGCTCGGCGGGATCGCTCCCGTCGAGGAGCTCACCGCGCTGGCGCACGACGTGGGCGCGCTCGTCGTGCTCGACGCCTGCCAGTCGGTCCCGCACCTTCCCGTCGACCTGCACGCGCTCGGCGTCGACTTCGCCGCGTTCTCGGGTCACAAGATGCTCGGCCCGACCGGCGTGGGCGTGCTCTACGGCCGGCGTGAGCTGCTCGACGCGCTCCCGCCGTTCCTCACGGGAGGGTCGATGATCACGAGGGTCGACCTCCACGAGGCGGAGTACCTGCCCGCGCCGCAGCGCTTCGAGGCCGGCACCCAGCGGGTCGCGCAGGCCGTCGCCCTCGCCGAGGCGGTGCGCTATCTCGACGGCGTCGGCATGGCGGCGGTGGCCGCCCACGAGGAGGCGCTGGGTGCGCGGATGGTCGATGGCCTGTCCGCCCTCGACGGCGTCCGCGTCCTCGGGCCTTCCGCCGGTCGCCCGCGGGTCGGGCTGGCGAGCTTCGTGGTCGACGGCATCCACTCCCACGACGTCGGCCAGTTCCTCGACGACCGCGGCATCGCGGTCCGTGTCGGCCACCACTGCGCGCAGCCGCTGCATCGCCGGTTCGGCGTGACCGCGACCACCAGGGCGAGCGCGTACCTCTACAACGACGCCGCCGAGGTCGACGCGATGGTCGAGGCCGTCGCCGACGCCCGCCGCTTCTTCGGGGTGGTGTGA
- a CDS encoding serine/threonine-protein kinase, which produces MTGSAPPAIPGFDALAPLGAGGFSDVYLYEQHLPRRRVAVKVLSGGGFDQAGLSRFRDEANLMAQLSTHPSIVTVYQAGVTEGGSPYLVMEYCSLPDYGARFRTERISVQEALSVGIQIAGALETAHRAGVLHRDIKPSNILVTDYRRPALADFGIAGVLGGAPTIDAYSVLWTSPEALGDGAVLRPTSDVYSLAATVYALLAGRAPFESSGPEQDTPADVLARMREQAVPPIGRPDVPPELEELLATALSPSPSARHTSALSFGRALQQVEARLGLPPTTLDALDDPYSRDRTSTVQPAGSTGPAAPAVPPAPTAVLPPAPTTVLPPTPTAPTERWTQPPAQSLAGQASPSAGPASSPLDSTVRREAAPSPVYTAPQRTRPRWPGVLLDVVLVVAVAGAAAYWFLAA; this is translated from the coding sequence ATGACCGGTTCCGCTCCTCCCGCCATCCCCGGCTTCGACGCACTCGCTCCCCTCGGTGCAGGCGGGTTCTCCGACGTCTACCTCTACGAGCAGCACCTGCCTCGACGGCGGGTGGCCGTCAAGGTGCTCTCGGGCGGGGGCTTCGACCAGGCCGGCCTCTCGCGGTTCCGCGACGAGGCGAACCTGATGGCCCAGCTGTCGACGCATCCATCCATCGTGACCGTGTACCAGGCCGGGGTGACCGAGGGCGGCAGCCCGTACCTGGTGATGGAGTACTGCAGCCTCCCCGACTACGGCGCCCGGTTCCGCACGGAGCGCATCTCGGTGCAGGAGGCGCTCTCGGTCGGCATCCAGATCGCGGGGGCGCTCGAGACGGCCCACCGCGCCGGGGTGCTGCACCGCGACATCAAGCCGTCCAACATCCTCGTCACCGACTACCGGCGTCCGGCGCTCGCCGACTTCGGCATCGCCGGGGTGCTGGGCGGTGCGCCGACGATCGACGCCTACTCGGTGCTCTGGACCTCCCCCGAGGCGCTCGGCGACGGGGCCGTGCTGCGCCCCACCAGCGACGTGTACTCCCTCGCCGCGACCGTCTACGCGCTGCTCGCGGGTCGGGCGCCGTTCGAGTCCTCGGGGCCCGAGCAGGACACCCCGGCGGACGTGCTCGCTCGGATGCGGGAGCAGGCCGTGCCGCCGATCGGCCGACCCGACGTCCCGCCCGAGCTGGAGGAGCTCCTCGCCACCGCCCTCTCGCCCTCACCCTCCGCCCGGCACACCTCCGCGCTCTCCTTCGGCCGTGCCCTGCAGCAGGTGGAGGCCAGGCTCGGTCTGCCACCCACCACGCTCGACGCCCTCGACGACCCCTACTCGCGCGACCGCACGTCGACCGTGCAGCCCGCCGGATCCACCGGGCCTGCCGCGCCCGCTGTCCCGCCCGCACCGACCGCGGTCCTCCCTCCCGCTCCCACGACCGTGCTGCCGCCCACCCCCACGGCCCCGACGGAGCGGTGGACGCAGCCGCCCGCTCAGTCCCTCGCCGGACAGGCCTCCCCCTCGGCGGGACCCGCCTCCTCCCCGCTCGACTCGACCGTCCGGCGCGAGGCCGCACCGTCGCCGGTGTACACGGCGCCGCAGCGCACGAGGCCGCGGTGGCCGGGCGTCCTGCTCGACGTCGTGCTCGTGGTCGCCGTGGCGGGTGCGGCGGCCTACTGGTTCCTGGCAGCCTGA
- a CDS encoding DMT family transporter — translation MRPVLAVLLAAVCFGTTGSARALADVEAGALSVGAARILIGGGLLALVAWLLSRRRSAEPAAAPRGGARRGMPTPLVIALGAAGVVAYQPLFFLGTETNGVAIGTIVALGSAPVLTGVADWALSRRFPGWIWVVATAVATIGVVLLSGITAGSTGSVSGIGLLASLGAGASYAAYTLAGKALLDRGWSSTSTMGVLFGWAAAASLPLLLLSGPSWLVTPEGALLALWLGIVTTTVAYVLFGWGLARLSPATVSTLTLAEPLTATLLGLLVLGETLDATATAGLVVLALGILVLAIPRRRSVSATA, via the coding sequence GTGCGCCCCGTCCTCGCCGTGCTCCTCGCCGCCGTGTGCTTCGGCACCACCGGGTCGGCTCGAGCGCTCGCCGACGTGGAGGCCGGCGCGCTCTCGGTGGGCGCTGCGCGCATCCTGATCGGCGGAGGGCTGCTCGCGCTGGTGGCCTGGCTGCTGTCGCGGCGGCGGTCGGCGGAGCCGGCGGCCGCTCCCCGGGGTGGAGCGCGGCGCGGAATGCCCACCCCCCTCGTCATCGCCCTCGGAGCAGCCGGCGTGGTCGCCTACCAGCCGCTCTTCTTCCTCGGCACCGAGACCAACGGGGTGGCCATCGGGACGATCGTGGCCCTCGGGTCGGCACCCGTGCTGACCGGGGTCGCCGACTGGGCGCTCAGCCGCCGGTTCCCCGGATGGATCTGGGTGGTCGCGACCGCGGTCGCGACGATCGGCGTCGTCCTCCTCAGCGGCATCACCGCGGGGTCGACGGGCAGCGTGAGCGGCATCGGACTCCTCGCCTCGCTCGGGGCGGGCGCGTCGTACGCGGCCTACACGCTCGCGGGCAAGGCGCTCCTCGATCGCGGGTGGTCCTCGACCTCGACCATGGGCGTGCTCTTCGGCTGGGCCGCGGCCGCCAGCCTCCCCCTCCTGCTGCTGTCCGGTCCGTCCTGGCTCGTCACCCCCGAGGGCGCCCTGCTCGCGCTCTGGCTCGGCATCGTCACCACGACCGTCGCCTACGTGCTCTTCGGATGGGGGCTGGCGCGCCTGTCTCCCGCGACGGTCTCGACGCTCACGCTCGCCGAGCCGCTCACGGCCACCCTGCTCGGCCTCCTCGTGCTCGGTGAGACCCTCGACGCCACCGCCACCGCGGGGCTCGTCGTGCTCGCCCTCGGGATCCTCGTGCTGGCGATCCCCCGGCGCAGATCGGTCAGCGCGACCGCGTGA
- the sufU gene encoding Fe-S cluster assembly sulfur transfer protein SufU: MASSELQSLYQQVILDHSKERHGYGLRPDESGSSHQINPTCGDEVTLHVHRGADGAIESLSWEGQGCSISTASASLLHDLVQDLPEPEVRERIAAFRELMQSKGRSDGDEELLDDAVALAGVSRYVTRVKCAMLPWVALEHALG; encoded by the coding sequence ATGGCCTCCTCCGAGCTGCAGTCGCTCTACCAGCAGGTCATCCTCGACCACTCGAAGGAGCGGCACGGATACGGGCTGCGGCCTGACGAGTCCGGATCGTCGCACCAGATCAACCCCACCTGCGGCGACGAGGTCACGCTCCACGTCCATCGGGGCGCGGACGGCGCGATCGAGTCGTTGAGCTGGGAGGGGCAGGGCTGCTCGATCTCCACGGCGTCCGCCTCCCTGCTCCACGACCTGGTCCAGGACCTGCCCGAGCCCGAGGTCCGCGAGCGGATCGCGGCGTTCCGAGAGCTGATGCAGTCGAAGGGCCGGTCGGACGGCGACGAGGAGCTCCTCGACGACGCCGTCGCGCTGGCCGGCGTCTCGCGCTACGTCACCCGGGTGAAGTGCGCCATGCTCCCGTGGGTCGCGCTGGAGCACGCGCTGGGCTGA
- a CDS encoding iron-siderophore ABC transporter substrate-binding protein, with the protein MFRRHRVATLAAIAATAALALAGCSSSSGSDSSTAPASDSSGSFPVTVQSALGDVTIESAPERIVTLGWGSNDALLSMGIAPVGMAKQSYGGDENGVLPWTQEAIDSLGAAEPTMITESDEPAYEEIQALKPDLILAVYSGLTQDQYDLLSQIAPTVAYPDAPWSTPWRDVVTTVGKAVGQEQKAADVLSSIDDEITTVASENPQFEGKSVAAAADFAGTFYGYSPSDPRVGFLNDLGFTNPQSVTDASTDGSFFFQLSNEKLDSLTSDVLVYYADSQESYDAWLATPAAQTMQQVKDGTVAPLIGTQLVASVSPPTALSLTWGLADTVKALDAAVANVK; encoded by the coding sequence ATGTTCAGACGACACAGAGTCGCCACCCTGGCCGCGATCGCGGCGACCGCAGCCCTCGCCCTCGCCGGCTGCTCCTCGTCGAGCGGCAGCGACTCGTCCACCGCCCCGGCCTCCGACTCGTCGGGCTCCTTCCCGGTGACGGTCCAGAGCGCGCTCGGCGACGTCACCATCGAGTCCGCGCCGGAGCGCATCGTCACGCTCGGCTGGGGCAGCAACGACGCGCTGCTGTCGATGGGCATCGCGCCTGTGGGCATGGCGAAGCAGAGCTACGGCGGCGACGAGAACGGCGTCCTGCCGTGGACGCAGGAGGCGATCGACTCCCTCGGCGCGGCGGAGCCCACCATGATCACCGAGTCGGACGAGCCGGCCTACGAGGAGATCCAGGCTCTGAAGCCCGACCTCATCCTCGCCGTCTACTCCGGCCTCACCCAGGACCAGTACGACCTCCTGTCGCAGATCGCCCCCACGGTGGCATACCCGGACGCGCCCTGGTCGACGCCGTGGCGCGACGTGGTGACCACGGTCGGCAAGGCGGTGGGTCAGGAGCAGAAGGCGGCGGACGTCCTGTCCTCGATCGACGACGAGATCACGACCGTCGCCTCGGAGAACCCGCAGTTCGAGGGCAAGTCGGTAGCGGCCGCCGCCGACTTCGCCGGCACGTTCTACGGCTACTCCCCGTCCGACCCGCGGGTGGGCTTCCTCAACGACCTCGGGTTCACCAACCCCCAGAGCGTCACGGACGCCTCGACCGACGGCTCGTTCTTCTTCCAGCTGAGCAACGAGAAGCTCGACTCCCTCACGAGCGACGTGCTGGTGTACTACGCCGACAGCCAGGAGTCGTACGACGCGTGGCTCGCCACCCCCGCCGCTCAGACCATGCAGCAGGTGAAGGACGGCACGGTGGCGCCGCTCATCGGCACGCAGCTGGTCGCCTCGGTCTCGCCGCCGACCGCGCTGTCGCTGACCTGGGGCCTCGCCGACACCGTCAAGGCACTCGACGCGGCCGTCGCGAACGTGAAGTAG